The genomic interval CTAGGTGTCAGTATAGCCAGCGCAAAGAGTTGAGGAACATCAACGGGTGGTGTATTTGACATTTTGTTTGCAAGTTTGACGGTAGCAAAAACAGTATCTGATAGTATCAGAGTCTGATATGTTAAGGCAAATTTGTAAATACTTtatcaaatttattttttgcatactcaggcctactcagtcatggctttaatatttcacaactaATTATATTGGCATTGCATAAATCATTCAGTGGCACATGCCACTCAGATACTGCTTGTCACAAACTAACACATATTACTAAATTTAACAagttaaattaacatttatttaagaggggaaaaaagtcacGAAAATAGGATATTTATTTTGGCTTTTGTGCCACAATTACGTGAGTATAGTTGTTCAGCTCATCTGCCAGTCAGTGTCACATACAGCGACATGTTCCGCGACTCAGTGTCACTGCCAGTGTCAGCGTTTCGTGACAGTGTCAGTGACACatgtcactatccactgacatatgccaatgagaaccggaagtgccactgcgtgtgtcgcgacacatgtcactatccactgacatatgccaatgagaaccggaagtgccactgcgtgtgtcgcgacatgtgccattggctcctgtgcgtcagatgccatgtcacttaatgttaaCACCGTCTCtccatttgcagcagatatgcattgctgcaTAATGTGCCCATTAtgaatcaaagcacgagatgacaggggtcgagcagaacaccggaatATCTGagagaatggacaatatttgtctgtctgtgcaatacacgagccgcGGTTCAGCTGCACGCGCGACCAATGCTGCCTGAGCACAACGAGCGCGCGCCTCCCGCACTCCatacgcaaagcttctgcgcTGCCTGcgcatgcagtgtgaaaccgccgttagcatcgagtttcttaacttttccgctgccgaaagcagagccgtgaAGACCAACTTCaccatactttcattgttttgaagggcgagctgaaatgacgggaggggttgtgtcgcgaagatttgcttccctcggtctgcactttcctcagacatacgttctccacccacacgacacagaatttcattacaaatatgtacaattccggggaaatctgcgttaacaccagataACACCagcgtttatatgcagattccgcgttaatatgccaattccgcgattccgtccgcgattccgtgatcacggaaattatagggccctatactccttccggtttcggAGAGGGGGTCGGCTTGAcatcgatagagcggaaggtccttgtgtgggccgtacgggctcttctcccggtagggtgcgcacgcacgtgactagagcgagagaggaaatgcacgcccataaacactcgctcagctgcagatccactcctccgtgaacacttatgacgtgCCACGCTTCACTTTATTcatatgggtgacatcaagtgacttcaacgcttcagcccagcattccgggaaggcagcgctgcatttgaaccgatttgaatgcagaaatgacgggaagctttaCAAGCTTCAggcgcgtcgcaaagtggatctccacggtcactgctgtcacatgacttcaccaaatcataccaaagaagtgtgtttttgacggagcggtcccagcaataaaggttcggttaaaactgcttcaaatgtctatgctgttggctattgtcgcgtgagtaaacatcagtaaaagacacgatcgcgtgcttcgccattcaaatgcgctaatggttacgccattgttgttctatgtatagcGTTACAGTAGTCTGACGTgaaaaaccgttttgcttgctactgctaaggtttagtcgcatacaatagtccataaaccgaatcatgtcctcataaactgcgagtaaacacacacaaatgttgacaggccactaaatacagtacataccacagagacggacggtcctgctgttgctgtttctcctgttcaatttatttcagcctccgaatgattctggatcatatatctattagctgaatccagtgttgggcaagctacttggaaaatgtagtgagctaagctaccagttactctacattaaattaagcttcactacactAAAGCtacacccccccacccccccggaaatgtagcaagctaagctacagcaacttggaaaaaaaagtagtttactacatctaagatacttatttaattaattttatattgaacccacttcattccaatcaatgctatttcagtgatcaataaaagtcaagcatatagacattttttttagttattcaaaaactgtcaaaaaaaatcaattcggcaaaaaaaaaagtgatccataatattaacaaagccaggggcctattgcacaaaactaggataagggattaagccgggatattttGGTGATTGTCATTTTTATGCAAAAATTAGTACACAGCTGTCATGTTAACATACTCTGAAGGCAAACTCATACCAAGAACTATAATGATAaagaaagataactgtatataagcagataaattgagccaggatcaccaaaatatcccggcataatcccttatcctagtattgtgcaataggcccctggtgtcgagagtgtgtgtgtgtgtgtgtttgtatatgtaagtgtatgtgtatgatatgcatacacaactcaacttaaaagaaaaaaaaaagtccagtccagaaagtacagtagcaaaataattaagacctgctccaaacagtaccaacatgacaaaaaacaaaacatgtagcctgtgtgtacagtatgaaatccattacgcctatggaaagtccccagaaaacatggaaacactgtgtgtgtgtgtgtgtgtgtgtgtgtgtgtgtgtgtgtgtgtgtgtgtgtgtgtgtgtgtgtgtgtgtgtgtgtgtgtgtgtgtgatctatctcccacacacatgaaacaagtttcattatttcattcatatcaagaggtggccaagctggaccccgatacttttaacaagaggtgtttattcaagTGCAACAGCGAATTGAGCGCTAGGAAAAAAAAGCGCTATCCTGTCTTTACGCGCTCACTGCCAAATGAGTAATCTGAAATGCTTGCGCGCGCATCTGTgcgaggcagaaaggaacgtaAAAAGGGAAGTATATTCACGTTCTTATCAGTTGagtttccaatttgagcttgatgCTCAGAAATCCTTGGGAAAACAATTTACAATTTAGAGCAATATACAATGATCTAAACATTGTGACTGGTGGCCACAGGGACCTATATGCATTTGCTTATGTCATGCAGGGCGCTACACTGCCACTGTACAATGCGACAAAAAAAGCTGAGCCCttccaaactttaaaataaatgcttctTTCAACAAGAGGTGAAATTAAATGTCAATAAGCATCAAACTGCAAAATGTAATGACTGGgtactttttaagttaaaataaaattgtaagAAGCAAAAAGTAGTTCCCCCACCCCCCCATGTAATTAAGTAAAAGTATAAATATTCaattaaaattaaagtaaaaatctcctaaaattaaaacagtaaaagtcaaattatttattttaattatccaTATCTGGGAACTTACCTCAGTGACCATAATGTCATGGTATCAAATTTTATGTATCTGCTTTTATTGGGAAAGTAAATGGTTATCCCATGCCCATAGTGAATTTCTGAACCATAGTTTGTCTCTTCTTTCAGTTATTGTGTTGGTGGAATTTAattgcttttttattattattatttttcaggtATACACAGTTTCTTAAAGAGTTCCTGGAGTCTGCGGAGCAGTATTACTTTGTTGGATTTCGTGTGCATTATTATGTGTTCACTGATCAACCAGAACAGGTTCCTGCAGTGAAACTGGGTGAAAAACATAATCTGACGGTGTTGAAAGTCTCTAGTTCTAACAGATGGCAGGATATCAGTTTGAGCAGGATGGCAAGACTGGAGAAACTGATTGAGAGTCGATTGGTCAATGAAGCTGACTATGTTTTCAGCCTAGATGTGGATTCAAAGTTCTATGGTCGCTGGGGGGTGGAGTCTTTGGGTCGTCTGGTAGGTGTGATACATCCATGGTTTTATGGTTCCCCTCGTGAACATTTCACATATGAACGCAGGCCAGAGTCTCAAGCATTCATTCCTCATGCTGAGGGTGATTATTATTATGGTGGGGCTGTGATCGGTGGTTTATTAAAAGACGTACATCAGCTTGCTAAAACCTGCCGGGAGCAGCTGGACATTGATAAATCTAAATCCATTGAGGCAGTATGGCAGGAGGAGTCTCATTTGAACAAGTACTTTCTTTATAACAAACCCAGTAAAGTGCTTTCACCCGAATATCTGTGGGATGACAAAAAATCGAAACCAGGAGAAGTCAAAATCATTCGCTTCTCTCAAATTCTTAAAAACTATGCTGCAGTTCGTCCAAACCCTTAGCAGATGTCACCAGAAACTTGAATATCATTGGCACTTAATTTGAAataagtataaaaaaattacttgacaTGTCCATACAAATGTTTCACCAATAGACCATGTAgcgaaatataaataatatttaaaaaataaacaattatttcTTACTTTGGGTTTCATATAGtccatgtttgtgtgtgtgtgtggggggggggggctatgTGTCTCAAATGTACTACTACTACCACtactatttataataataataaaataataataatcatgttTATCTGCTAcaagtttaaaggggtacttcagcgctggaaagatgaatctgtatttaaactgggtcattaatgtagtagaaatgtgaaattatttttgaatttggtcccttctagactgagaaaagacagaaaatgtatttttgtctcatggggataaaagactacaattcccagaatgcttcgctgccctgtgaggccattcccaaagccacgctactggattacagtgactgagagaacagacactacaattaaaaactgaacgtgtctgttcaatataacgatcgagttgctgcgtgagtctcacagcacttaCGCTGCAGGACTCAGGAGTCATAAATAAGCTAATGAgttctcatgatgagagctgaggaaatcagggggggaagcacaatcatttgattatactccagggtttctactgatacaaagccatatgctaatcgctgaagtaaccctttaagttattttgattttgtatACACTTTATCCCTAAACTGTAAATCAATGGCATAAAATAAGTGTTGTTAATATCCCAGTTGTTACAGCGGGTGGATTGGTTGTTTCAGTGGGTATATAGTAGTCGGTTACTGATtccaaattacatttaaaaaaataataattaaacatttaagttAATATTATCTGACTCATTTTTGATTACTTTGACTTTTGACCTAACTTGTTAATCTTACAGATTTGAATATGATAATATTGTACCatattgatatataaacatacaaagagaaataaaatgtattccaTTTTTTGTTATCAACCAATCAAAGTGCATTAAATACTACAgactaaatattaatatttcccAGACTGGGGTTTGTAATGGGGTTTGTGAGTTCAATGGAAAGCTATTAATTAAATCATAAaacatattataaaataaattattttaaaataaaaacaatcaaaataaaacatttacaaaaaagatgccatttcatgtgataattttaactttttattattactattattattaactgATTAACGTAAAATCTCTGGGGTTAATTCACGTAAATATATTCAAAGAGGTTTGCATTCGTTATATACTGTGTTTCATTTCAATTTCATGTACTGCGTCTCAATGTTCTTAATTCACCTACTTTATTGAATGTATGGGAATGCCACTCTAAATGGGAGCTCACAAGACATTATTGGAAACACCTCCAGTGTGACCCGTGTCTGATTGTGTCTAAGCAATAACATGACAATAACATTGTCCCACAACATCCTATGACGTCACTACCTGTGCGACCATGAGTATAAAAGGGCACCTGTAGAACATCATCTTCTTCTTTGTCTTCAGGAGCCATTTGCTTGTGTGTGTCAGAGTTTGTACGAGCGCGTTCAGTCCATGAGGATGCTTTTGAGCACCTTCACCTGATAGATGGCCATAGCATGCAAGGCAGACGCAGCCTAGCCCGCGGATCTGTAGGCTTCTGCTACCAAAGTAAATGTAAGAGAGCAATAAAGATGGAAGGCGCAGCCGAGTGATAGCGAAAAGTCAATGGAGACTTCTAAGATTTCGACAACTCCTCATGCACTTCTGGGATGAAGGGCACGAGAGGCTGCCAGGCGTTTTCAGCACAGCAACCTCCAGATACCTATCATCCAGCCTTGAATGCTCAGGGCATGGTGGAgagttccactcaagcccgatgCTCGCAGCTGCCCGGGAAAGCATGGCTTTTGATCAAACTCAGGCAATGCTGGAGCTCCCGAAGGAGACAGCACAGCCGACTTTTCATCACCGGAGAAATCCAGCCCACCTTGTGATGCGATCCACATGGTGTCATCCGCTGGTACTCCAAATGAGACAATAGGCCCAGGACAGGAAACACCAGCCCCTTCATCTGGAGACACCATGGGTTGCAGTGTGCTAGAGGGGGGTATGCATATTTGTCAGGTTGGCCCACACTGACACACTCAGATCACCCTGACCACCAGATTGGTGTGTTGTAAAGGGGACCCCCTCTTCTGAACGGAGATCATAGTCTCGATCGCAACACCGCGATGGCCATATTCCCGTAGTGGGAATACGAGTCATCCATTGATGCGCGTTCAGTGTGCACCAGACCCAAGCAAAACAGCGTTCATGCCCATCAGACGGACTAACCAGctgaccgcacccagaaacaatGCACGGGCGAAAAAGACGTTTCACATGCAGCTCTTTTAGAGAGGAAAAAGCTCTGCAGAAATGCTGAAGCGCCCAGGGAGAACACAAGCTGTGCTAGATCACTGCACAAAACAGAAAAGGAATGCAAAACTCGCTGGAATGCTCCGTAACACACCCTGGAGAGAAGCTTGTCTTGAAGAGTCAAAGAAGCTCAGGAAGGCAAGTGAACCACTCGGCTCtaaagcagaaacataatgcaaGGTTGCAATGCAACTCCTTATATGCCCACGAGGTGGGGCGGAGTTGCATTATACACATATTGTAGACCCATGTCATTGGCTTGTTTTGTAGATCTCGAAGGCGATTGGCTTCTAAGTGAAACTACCATTTCATCAGTAACTGATGTAACTCGTAGTTGACTGAAAGGGAAATGATGTTCTGTAGTTAGTTATATATGCAATGGGTATTGTTATGCATTTACTGTAGTTATGGTATACTTATGTGGCTATTTGTGGTATACAATTATGGGTGTATATATAGAAGTTAAGTTCATATAAGGTCATTCCTGTATCCTGtggcttcgctgccctgtgaggccactcccaaagccaccgctactgaatcattTTCACTTATTCTTCATATattcttcataaaatcagttcagttagtatggaagcccgtttccgccactaaataataaaaaaaaaataataattgcgactttttatctcacaattctgactttttttctcacaattgcgagttgtaaagtcagaattctgagatataaagtcgcaattgcgagttataaagtcattgaTCTGCCGCGTCCTGACACGAGTTGTGTTGTGAACacattataataagtattttaacTGTAGTTTTAGCTGATAATGATGGAATGATTGTCTTATTACCTGAGTGGCATTAATATTTCTGAGCAAACGCGCTCTTGAGGGGATTTTAAATGCAAGCTTTGGCACTGAAACAGAACGGATGTGAGGTGATAACGTTCATATTCTGATGTGTTATTATGGAAATATAATCCCCAGAACATTACCACCCTTAGAATGTGCTGTAATTCACGATTTCCTTAGAGAACGAGTGTGTTCAGTAATGACACGTCCAGTCGGGCCTATGACATGTCGCTATACATACAGTCACCTGAGCGTGGCGCTGCTGGGATCATATTTCATAAATAACGAATCATTTATaacatatttcattaataacgCATCAGAATATGCTGTAATGCAGGATTTCGTTTGAGAATGTATTGACCTCCATATGTGCTCGGTTTTGAtcatatttgaaataataaattaatcgaTCTTTGGCTAATCTGTTACAAATTCTAATAAAGTATAATATAATCGCATATCATTAAATCTCAGCTGCAAACATTATATAATGTCATATTTCTATGTGCTTTAAATATGTAAGACATGTTAAATGCCTCAAATGATAAATATGTACTGGCACTTATAGCTTAGCCTACTATATTTATTGGACAAGAACCTCTTTCTCCATTCCCTAACTGTTAATTCTATATTATAGCCTATTCTGTTCCATAGCACACATGTACATACAAATTTGTCTATTTGTGTGTATTATGCATATGTGTATCTcactcattcatttatttttattctctaTTGTGTAGCTACTGGGGTATACTGGAAACTTCTGTCACTAAGACAGATTTCTTGTGTGTGCAAAAATGGCAATAAAGCTCCTATATTGATTCTTTCTGATTCTGGTGTCACATGCGCCATTTATTGAAACAGTATCATTTTATCTTTTTAACGTTTAATGAAAACTGCTGCCCGATCACAACACGTCAGTGCTCTGTCGGTAGGCTACATACAGTCACCTGAGGGTGGCGCTTATCTGGGATCATATTTCATCAATAACGCATCATATGCTGTAATGCAGGATTTTGAGAATAGAAAACAAATGCAAAGGGGTACTCTGGTTGAATTTGTCACGTGGGCcttttattaaaacatataaGATTATTATTTACAGGAGTAGGCTTTTAATGAAAACTGCTCCATCTCAACCTCATATTTCTGTTGCAACTGTTCGGCAGCAGAACTCACTGTTTCTCTGTCAGGTTCAACACCATTcaactatgtgtgtgtgtgtgtgtgtgtgtgtgtgtgtggttgcgCGCACATGCACCAATAAACTTGACATTGAGGTTTGAACTGAAGTGGTAACAAAGCCTTttacaattaatttattatttcaaatatgaTCAAAATCGAGCATATGGAGGTCAATAAAATTCTTTCTCAAACGAAATCCTGCATTACAGCATATTCTGATGcgttattaatgaaatatgttATAAATGATTCGTTATTTATGAAATATGATCCCAGCAGCGCCACGCTCAGGTGACTGTATGTATAGCGACATGTCATAGGCCCAACTGGACGTGTCATTACTGAACACACTCGTTCTCTAAGGAAATCGTGAATTACAGCACATTCTAAGGGTGGTGATGTTCTGGGGATTATATTTCCATAATAACACATCAGAATATGAACGTTATCACCTCACATCCGTTCTGTTTCAGTGCCAAAGCTTGCATTTAAAATCCCCTCAAGAGCGCGTTTGCTCAGAGATATTAATGCCACTCAGGTAATAAGACAATCATTCCATCATTATCAGCTAAAACTACAgttaaaatacttattataatgtGTTCACAACACAACTCGTGTCAGGACGCGGCAGAtcaatgactttataactcgcaattgcgactttatatctcagaattctgactttataactcgcaattgcgactttatatctcagaattctgactttatatcacgcaattgcgactttatatctcagaattgtgactttacaactcgcaattgtgagaaaaaaagtcagaattgtgagataaaaagtcgcaattattattattatttttttatttagtggcggaaacgggcttccataagtttgacaataaacactacaattaaaaactgaatatgtatgttcaatatattgtgatttagctgCTGAGTGAGTGTCACAAATGCAACAGGACTCCGATTACACTCATCGttcgtgatgaatgagctgaggTATGAGCTCtaatgatgagagctgaggtaaacgcgtccacgcttgcggcagtagttctcagtgcatgttcagtctggcccGTTTTCAGTTCACGCCTTTGGAAGTTTAACTtttaataggaattaatttgagaagttaaaacacttactttgctccgccggccgcTCCGTTTatatgaatgcctgcagctgcgaactgaactgtgagtgcgatcccaaCCCCCAATgcacgggttgaaaacatgtggaaatagatCTCTCTGGCTGTattctttagcctttggccaaaaatttTACAGAtaacgcaaattgacgatatttgcgtcaccagagtgatttttccagaaataaaatgcataaatctcttgtctcagggggaacATGATCATTTGAAAATACtgcagggtttctactgatagaaagccatatgctaatcgctgaagtaaccctttaaataattcTATATCTAGGTGTTTATATTGTCTAAATAAGTAATTGACTATTTAAAATTTTGAACTGTTTGGAGTTATTATGGCTGATAATACACGTCAACGCCATAAGAAGGATGCAGACGGTGAATAGTCCTCTTTAATGAATGAATTGTGTGATGTCTCATTGGTTATTGTCGGGCTGTCGCAAGTGGAAGAAGAAGACGTGGAGGCCAAAGTTAAAGAGTTGTTGCGTGAGGGTCTGTGCTGTGACCCGGTGCCAAAGCTGGTGGCTGTGGAGCGCGTAAGGCAGAGAGGTCGACATCCAGGGCTGGTGGCAAAGCTCAAGGATTACGACAACTACCAAAGAGTGTATGAATCGTCTGCAAAATCGCACACTGAGCGTCTCATGGATTTCAATCTGCAAACTCTCCTTCGAGAGATCCCACCAGCAAAGGATTACTATTTGGTGGGTAATGGGAGGCTGATTAAACATTTGGAGAATGATGTAGAAAGAGGGCCACGGGTGTGACGAGATCATGTCCATCCTATAAGTACTGACCCCAGCTTACAGGGAATGTTTCCATAACTTTCACTAACGCTATGTAAAAGTTATGTAAATGTTAGTAAAAAACATTCCTAAAATAATGTTTCAGGAACATTCGTATAATGTTTTCATAGTTCAAATACATTATCGTAACATTGAGAGGAAACATTCTTAGAACAACATTGTTGGAAAATTCTTATGATGTTATTTGTGCTTGACTGATGTTCTTATAATGTTGAGCAAATACAGTCTCACAACATTCTTGGAATGCCATTATTTTAGAAGAAATGGGATCAGAAATTACAAGTGCAACCAGTACACAACAACATTTGGCCAATACCATTTTTCTGATCTTTCTTTAATTAGCATTGCTGCAGCTTTTATTTTGTCTTACCTCttagacttggattcccatccttaacatagacaaagtttcaaaaactaagttggacgtttgatggagtatttctgtgtcaaaaatactccttccgttTTTTCAAATGACGGGAAGCATCACGACATCACACTtcggtcgtgtcgcaaaagtggatctccacggtcactgctgtcacaggacttcacaaaatcaaaatgttaccaaagaagtgtgtttttgacagagcggtcccaacgataaaggttctcggtcctgctttggaaacaggcggtgagtaaaactgcttcaaatgtctgtgttgttggctatcgtcacataggtaaacatcagtaaacaacacgattgtgtaacgttacagttaatttatcaatggagcatgcgatctatggtgtgataaatacatttgtttagctgaccaatataagtgtcagtttgtttattgtaaaaccacccaaacataaacctaggggacgttctcacaaagcgtgcttcgtcattcaaacgcgctaacgttactccattgttgttctatatataacattacactagtcatgacgtgcaaaact from Pseudorasbora parva isolate DD20220531a chromosome 3, ASM2467924v1, whole genome shotgun sequence carries:
- the LOC137071279 gene encoding globoside alpha-1,3-N-acetylgalactosaminyltransferase 1-like; the protein is MSPDGKPVALTPWLAPIVWEGTFDPTLTDSIYRQKNITIATAVFAVGKYTQFLKEFLESAEQYYFVGFRVHYYVFTDQPEQVPAVKLGEKHNLTVLKVSSSNRWQDISLSRMARLEKLIESRLVNEADYVFSLDVDSKFYGRWGVESLGRLVGVIHPWFYGSPREHFTYERRPESQAFIPHAEGDYYYGGAVIGGLLKDVHQLAKTCREQLDIDKSKSIEAVWQEESHLNKYFLYNKPSKVLSPEYLWDDKKSKPGEVKIIRFSQILKNYAAVRPNP